A single Lolium perenne isolate Kyuss_39 chromosome 6, Kyuss_2.0, whole genome shotgun sequence DNA region contains:
- the LOC127310832 gene encoding disease resistance protein PIK6-NP → MNLVTGAMGSLLPKLAELLNDKYKLQKGAKEGVRSLEKEMKSMHAALCKVAEVPRDQLNEEVKLWAGEMRELSFVIEDVIDKFLVRADDGSKPTANSKDVKSIIEKMVGLFTKGKARHEIAHAIKDINKQVQEVANRRGRYTINDIVAKPAAVTPINPRLGALYQDVTELVGIAGKRDQELMKLLSDGDSMSKKKLKIVSVVGFGGSHGHPS, encoded by the exons ATGAATCTGGTGACCGGCGCCATGGGCTCCCTGCTGCCCAAGCTAGCCGAGCTCCTCAACGACAAGTACAAGCTGCAGAAGGGCGCTAAGGAAGGCGTCAGGTCCCTCGAGAAGGAGATGAAGAGCATGCACGCAGCGCTCTGCAAGGTGGCAGAGGTGCCGCGGGACCAACTCAATGAGGAGGTCAAGCTCTGGGCAGGGGAGATGAGGGAGCTCTCCTTCGTCATAGAGGACGTCATCGACAAGTTCCTGGTGCGTGCCGATGATGGCTCTAAGCCCACCGCCAACTCGAAAGACGTAAAGTCGATCATAGAGAAAATGGTCGGCTTATTCACTAAGGGGAAGGCTCGCCATGAAATCGCCCACGCGATCAAGGACATCAATAAGCAAGTCCAAGAGGTGGCTAACAGGCGTGGAAGGTACACCATCAACGATATTGTCGCTAAGCCAGCAGCCGTGACGCCCATCAATCCCCGCCTTGGGGCTCTGTACCAGGATGTGACAGAGCTTGTGGGCATCGCTGGGAAACGAGATCAAGAGCTAATGAAGTTGCTCTCGGATGGAGATAGCATGTCCAAGAAAAAGTTGAAGATAGTCTCCGTTGTCGGGTTTGGAG GTTCTCATGGACATCCTTCTTGA